A single window of Nicoliella spurrieriana DNA harbors:
- a CDS encoding S53 family peptidase, which translates to MQHLKRMLIASVATLGMASLSLGISNVNASKIKYKAVAADKEQTLTLGLKSRNQKQLDRFINNTVNPKSKSYRKYLTPKQFGLKYGLSNQNVKVVKQYMAKHHLKTTVYPGNIVMTVTGQTKHIEKTFGIKIKQTTNQKTNHQVATGNARLRGGVNNYIQFIDQLGLKLHLTSDRVNASGNQVSDLSKIKDANVSDRSYRKFGRAYQTGSLYRKGHYGQGQTIGIMASGDFKLSDVQAYLKQSGVNADTSRIKKIYVSKTRSTDKGDREEVTMDTEQASAIAPKAKINVYIGNDYDADYFIPSFATAIGRDNVDVISSSFGAVEAAFKKGSPVNKGETKLMNLLLKQAAAQGISTFNATGDSGAYAFANGSLDKSVGLPAASPYITAVGGTTLPFKNLTFAEVANFTPTTDKTVSLNHEAPWSVTTSLNYLFGNDYVSTQYLNYLESKAQNEQDKQKIATAFKQSVDKKLTVNPATLNDIYGSGGGGFSTYFALPDYQKNVSGVGSYYARQYINFKTGRLNQAPQLIKGHASGRNVPDISGNADPFTGYNIYMDGKNHPFDGNGTSVITPQIAAMAAVINSAQGKRMGFWNPQIYRFAKLSNSPFTPLDKTTDNNLYYVGQPGKLYNQATGLGTVNFTKLNAAFKRAK; encoded by the coding sequence AAACATTAACGCTTGGGTTAAAGAGTCGAAATCAAAAGCAATTGGATCGATTTATTAATAACACGGTTAATCCCAAGAGCAAGAGTTATCGTAAGTACTTAACGCCCAAACAATTTGGTTTGAAATACGGGCTTTCAAATCAAAACGTCAAAGTGGTTAAGCAATACATGGCAAAGCACCATCTTAAGACGACTGTGTACCCGGGAAATATCGTGATGACGGTAACTGGGCAAACTAAGCATATTGAAAAGACCTTTGGAATTAAAATTAAACAAACTACGAATCAAAAGACCAATCATCAGGTCGCGACCGGCAATGCCAGGTTGCGGGGTGGCGTTAATAATTACATTCAATTTATTGATCAATTAGGCCTTAAACTCCACCTCACTTCTGACCGGGTGAATGCCAGTGGAAATCAAGTAAGTGACCTTAGTAAAATTAAGGATGCCAACGTGAGTGATCGTTCTTATCGTAAATTTGGCCGGGCTTATCAGACCGGTTCGCTATACCGAAAGGGTCATTATGGTCAGGGGCAGACGATTGGAATTATGGCTAGTGGTGATTTTAAGCTGAGCGATGTGCAAGCATATTTGAAACAATCCGGGGTCAATGCTGATACTAGCCGGATTAAAAAAATCTACGTTAGTAAAACCCGCTCAACGGATAAGGGTGATCGAGAAGAGGTCACGATGGATACCGAACAGGCAAGTGCAATTGCGCCTAAGGCAAAAATCAACGTCTACATTGGAAACGATTATGATGCTGATTACTTTATCCCGTCGTTTGCAACTGCCATCGGCCGCGATAACGTGGACGTAATCAGCAGTAGTTTTGGTGCGGTGGAAGCTGCCTTTAAGAAGGGCAGCCCGGTAAATAAGGGTGAAACTAAATTAATGAATTTACTCCTAAAACAGGCTGCTGCTCAGGGAATTAGCACCTTTAATGCTACTGGTGATAGCGGTGCATATGCATTTGCGAATGGCAGTTTGGATAAGTCGGTGGGCTTACCAGCTGCGTCACCTTACATTACTGCGGTCGGCGGGACCACGTTACCATTTAAGAATTTAACCTTTGCTGAGGTGGCGAACTTTACCCCCACCACTGATAAGACCGTATCCTTGAATCATGAGGCGCCTTGGAGTGTTACGACTAGTTTGAACTACCTATTCGGAAATGATTACGTTAGTACGCAATATTTAAATTATCTAGAATCAAAGGCGCAAAATGAACAGGATAAGCAAAAGATTGCCACTGCTTTTAAACAAAGCGTGGATAAGAAGTTAACGGTCAATCCAGCAACGCTTAATGACATTTATGGTTCCGGCGGTGGTGGGTTTAGCACCTACTTTGCACTTCCTGATTATCAAAAGAACGTTAGCGGAGTGGGTAGCTACTACGCTAGACAATATATTAATTTTAAAACGGGTCGGCTAAATCAAGCGCCGCAGCTGATTAAGGGGCATGCCAGCGGGCGAAACGTTCCTGATATTTCTGGGAATGCTGATCCATTTACCGGCTACAACATTTATATGGATGGCAAAAACCATCCCTTTGATGGAAACGGAACGAGTGTGATCACACCCCAAATCGCAGCAATGGCGGCAGTCATTAATAGCGCGCAGGGCAAGCGAATGGGCTTTTGGAATCCGCAAATTTACCGCTTTGCCAAGCTTTCAAACTCACCATTCACACCGTTAGATAAGACGACCGATAACAACCTATACTACGTAGGCCAACCAGGAAAACTTTATAACCAGGCTACGGGTTTAGGAACGGTTAACTTTACCAAATTAAACGCGGCATTTAAACGTGCTAAATAG